In Halichondria panicea chromosome 17, odHalPani1.1, whole genome shotgun sequence, a single window of DNA contains:
- the LOC135350986 gene encoding uncharacterized protein LOC135350986 isoform X1: MGKTTELMQLLKTGNSDAARKLIAKMKKSGKKKQLTKELIVPDESAHGQTVMHYCAALNFVEFIHELADLGAPIDSLDERGFTPLHLAAGSGRTSAVQALLGKGGDPNVASHNGDTPLHLACSGGHTSTVEALIASQANATGFNVSGHTPLDLASEHGHANAVTMLLRSGQFSQSYLQRSDIPHTALILAAKSGHNEVIGILVKHGFDVNRKLPGANGNSFHEAALYGKVETVKYLLLLGADVQAVNHQGLTALDIVNMYTDPRSAGLMKQVLQDALAQLARVRISQQAQPSHPHQGHTAHQPSQGHAAHQGHTAHQPPQGHAPHQGHTAHQPPQGHAPHQGHTAHSGYPAHAQQRPPSQETHYQQPNPRPQQPQATHQPPTGPSPTPAGPVGFSYIMPGMIKPRTKSEPVVEPHANPSPQLSHAHQQQHGQTGHHSQSQAHAAYSQERSQSIQPQPQPHSNSSYGQPRSHAGHSGMTQRSQSIQVQPSYEQQRAAQQLQQQQQQQYNQGQYSQQQQPQYAQPQPQSQHQQQQYNQQQQQQYNQQQQQAQGTPGVAHHDVGGATPPMDLASQIQAKLAARKPMTTSPTQKDFPTGGDEPFRRSNTMSSQTSMGEIRQAVLRRRGSMTDRSSSSPDREGYDRSNPPTLPRRGPAGPPAFTPVPPIQTATLDRPRRKPTPKPLPPPEPEAENELLKKLMRRQNRIQKAEEEGVESLEPKIDEPIDSEPPKPAAVVGPPPIPERKTPALSSEVKELSPPPPPPQTPPPSSHASPPSRAPPPSQPPAEESKIIDIPKVKSKPRAKPPPTKPKKEEPEVPPWQLELQKKKEKRASESIELAKSMMVETDEQKEVPLAKEVSPSHFPIPPSPVKMLTPPPEPAPPPPSQQPPSLQPVLPPPAENQYEIPPPRVATKKKPSPTARRKIESKPPIPPPTEEPRPPPAELLPPPPTASLPPAVMPPPPSMASLPPAVMPPPPPTASLPPAGMPPPPPTASLPPAVMPQTLPLSTTQTVSQSGQPGTPSSEMSRSTSLSSIPATGSLLQISDPIPIGDWLSSYKLAAYLPVFEEAGYDTTDFLTGITTDELTEIGVSKPGHRKKLMTALSTVHHKEHLLLEKPASVRVWLTSMGLVQYEEVLVEAGYDDIDFISDISGDELQDIGITKNGHLKRFMRGIAELVEVSKSAPPTPSPIPRLQHVNGLATPPTGGTIATFPEDNKTPEPQDDDVTIIAPPVGFDEADLMNQIANNLQPPVAVKSKRFSQDEAVLTSDPSRARAYSGEREGSVPSDGGGGYNRMRQLLEQQMGSSRSTESLEMSVGSESSDVVKNNSRSPSHSPRVARKPKAPPPAPKRSSQTQLSLASLSSSTSSLSSTSDKHDKRASADVGLLMESPPKVPQKTRRSTVEVSQVRMGGGGVDMTDSGGNHSSMAAMKNSFSVEDITAALDDMVSGDEFLADDLPPVRNVPREPVRSEPVKSDGAGGNATSSIKNMVSADRELDVLSRVLQGFDASADDNDSGEADQLLADIDDMLADLNSHLDFITPDDDGTDV; the protein is encoded by the exons ATGGGGAAGACCACTGAGCTAatgcagctgctcaagacGGGCAACTCAGATGCTGCTAGAAAGCTGATTGCCAAGATGAAGAAATCAG GTAAGAAGAAGCAGTTGACGAAGGAACTCATTGTCCCTGACGAGTCTGCACACGG gcAAACTGTGATGCACTACTGCGCTGCTCTCAACTTTGTGGAGTTTATCCATGAACTGGCTGACCTGGGCGCTCCTATAGACTCACTGGACGAAAGAG GGTTCACTCCGCTGCACCTTGCGGCAGGGTCTGGGCGTACCAGTGCTGTGCAGGCTCTGCTGGGGAAGGGGGGAGATCCCAACGTGGCCAGTCACAATGGCGACACACCTCTCCACCTGGCCTGCTCTGGAGGGCACACATCCACT GTGGAGGCTCTGATAGCCAGTCAAGCTAATGCCACAGGGTTCAACGTGTCTGGCCACACCCCCCTGGACCTGGCCTCGGAGCATGGTCATGCTAAT gcggTGACAATGCTGCTACGCTCTGGCCAGTTCTCACAGTCGTACCTCCAGAGGTCAGACATACCTCACACCGCCCTCATCCTCGCCGCCAAGTCAGGGCACAACGAAGTCATCGGGATACTTGTCAAGCACGGGTTCGATGTCAACAGGAAGCTACCTGGCGCTAACGGCAACTCGTTCCATGAGGCAGCTCTGTACGGCAAGGTGGAGACTGTCAAGTACTTGCTCTTG cTTGGTGCAGACGTGCAGGCTGTCAATCACCAGGGCCTCACTGCTCTCGATATAGTCAACATGTACACTGACCCACGATCAGCTGGTCTCATGAAACAAGTGCTCCAGGACGCTCTGGCACAACTGGCTAGAGTAAGGATCTCTCAGCAGGCAcaaccctcacaccctcaccaaGGGCACACGGCTCACCAGCCTTCCCAGGGCCACGCCGCTCACCAAGGGCACACGGCTCACCAACCTCCCCAAGGTCACGCCCCTCACCAAGGGCACACGGCTCACCAACCTCCCCAAGGTCACGCCCCTCACCAAGGGCACACGGCTCACAGTGGTTACCCAGCACATGCCCAACAGAGACCACCGTCACAAGAGACCCACTATCAGCAGCCGAATCCACGTCCACAACAGCCTCAGGCCACCCACCAACCTCCCActggcccctcccccacaccaGCCGGACCTGTTGGTTTCTCATACATCATGCCGGGGATGATCAAA ccgagGACGAAGAGTGAACCTGTTGTTGAACCTCACGCCAACCCCTCTCCTCAACTAAGCCACGCCCATCAACAG CAGCACGGACAAACTGGCCACCACTCTCAGTCTCAAGCTCATGCTGCCTACTCCCAGGAGCGGTCCCAGTCCATACAGCCCCAGCCCCAACCCCATTCCAACTCTTCGTACGGCCAGCCTCGTTCCCATGCAGGACACTCTGGAATGACACAGAg GTCCCAGTCCATTCAGGTTCAGCCATCATACGAGCAGCAGAGGGCAGCCCAACAACTGCAGCAGCAACAGCAGCAGCAGTACAATCAGGGGCAGTACAGTCAGCAACAGCAACCACAGTACGCCCAACCCCAGCCCCAGTCTCAACACCAACAGCAGCAGTATAACCAGCAGCAACAGCAACAGTATAaccagcagcagcagcaggcTCAGGGCACACCTGGTGTAGCACACC ATGATGTGGGTGGGGCTACTCCGCCCATGGACCTGGCCTCTCAGATCCAAGCCAAGCTGGCTGCACGGAAACCCATGACCACCTCACCCACTCAGAAGGACTTCCCAACAGGTGGTGACGAACCATTCAGACGCAGCAACACGATGTCCTCACAAACCTCTATGGGCGAGatcag ACAAGCAGTTCTCAGAAGGAGGGGGAGTATGACAGACCGCTCATCAAGTTCCCCTGATCGAGAGGGGTACGATCGCAGCAACCCCCCCACTCTGCCTCGTCGTGGCCCTGCTGGCCCCCCTGCATTCACACCAGTACCCCCCATTCAGACTGCCACTCTAGATCGTCCCAGACGCAAACCTACACCTaagcccctccctcctccaGAACCAGAGGCAGAAAATGAACTATTGAAGAAGCTTATGAGGAGACAAAATCGAATACAGAAGGCAGAGGAGGAAGGAGTGGAGTCTCTGGAACCTAAGATCGATGAGCCGATAGATAGCGAGCCCCCCAAACCAGCTGCAGTTGTTGGACCACCCCCCATTCCAGAGAGAAAGACACCAGCATTGAGTTCTGAAGTGAAAGAGCTTAGTCCGcccccaccacctccacaAACGCCCCCTCCATCCTCACACGCATCACCACCCTCACGAgctccaccaccctcacagccGCCCGCTGAAGAGTCCAAGATCATTGATATTCCAAAAGTGAAGTCTAAGCCTCGAGCTAAACCACCACCCACAAAGCCAAAGAAAGAAGAGCCGGAAGTGCCACCATGGCAATTAGAGTTACaaaaaaagaaagaaaagCGAGCTTCAGAATCGATTGAGTTAGCCAAGTCCATGATGGTTGAGACAGATGAACAGAAGGAAGTACCACTGGCAAAGGAGGTCTCCCCTTCACACTTCCCCATCCCCCCGTCTCCTGTGAAGATGTTGACACCTCCTCCAGAGCCAGCTcccccaccaccctcacagcaACCACCCTCTCTGCAACCTGTGCTGCCCCCTCCGGCTGAAAATCAAT ACGAGATACCTCCTCCACGAGTGGCCACGAAGAAGAAGCCGTCACCGACTGCTCGTAGAAAGATAGAGTCCAAGCCTCCCatcccaccccccacagaggaGCCTAGACCACCCCCTGCTGAGCTGCTTCCTCCCCCACCCACAGCAAGTCTACCCCCTGCTGTGATGCCGCCTCCCCCATCCATGGCAAGTCTACCCCCTGCTGTGATGCCGCCTCCCCCACCCACGGCAAGTCTACCCCCTGCTGGGATGCCGCCTCCCCCACCCACGGCAAGTCTACCCCCTGCTGTGATGCCTCAAACCCTGCCCCTGTCAACTACACAAACAGTGTCACAATCGGGCCAACCAGGGACCCCCTCCAGTGAAA tgtctaGAAGCACCAGTCTTTCGTCTATTCCTGCCACTGGATCG CTGCTACAAATCTCGGATCCCATCCCGATAGGTGATTGGTTATCCAGCTACAAGCTAGCAGCCTATCTCCCCGTGTTTGAAGAGGCAGGCTACGACACGACCGACTTCCTCACTGGCATTACAACTGATGAGCTCACAGAGATAGGAGTGTCCAAGCCAGGACACAGGAAGAAGCTGATGACAGCTCTCTCCACTGTGCATCACAAGGAGCACCTCCTGCTGGAAAAACCA gcgagtgtgagggtgtggctaactAGCATGGGGCTGGTACAGTATGAGGAAGTCTTGGTAGAGGCAGGATATGACGATATTGACTTTATATCCGACATCTCCGGTGACGAGTTACAAGACATTGGGATCACCAAAAATG GGCATTTGAAGCGGTTCATGCGTGGAATTGCTGAGCTGGTTGAAGTGAGCAAGagtgccccgcccactccctCCCCGATCCCTCGTTTGCAGCACGTCAACGGACTTGCCACGCCCCCCACTGGCGGGACCATCGCCACTTTCCCCGAGGACAACAAGACACCTGAACCACAAGATGATGATGTTACTATTATCGCACCACCAGTAGGTTTCGATGAAGCCGACTTGATGAACCAAATCGCTAACAACTTACAACCTCCCGTTGCTGTTAAGTCTAAACGATTCTCACAAGACGAAGCTGtcttgacctctgacccctcgCGGGCGCGGGCGTACTCGGGTGAGCGTGAGGGTAGTGTGCCTAGTGACGGGGGCGGGGGTTACAACAGGATGCGACAGCTATTGGAACAACAGATGGGATCGAGTCGTTCCACAGAGAGCTTGGAGATGAGTGTGGGGAGTGAGTCGAGTGACGTCGTCAAGAACAACAGTCGATCACCATCACATAGTCCCAGGGTGGCACGCAAACccaag GCTCCTCCCCCTGCCCCCAAGCGTTCGTCCCAGACCCAGCTGTCATTGGCCAGTCTCTCCTCCTCCACATCCTCCCTCTCCTCCACCTCTGATAAACACGACAAGAGAGCCTCTGCTGACGTAGGGCTACTCATGGAGTCTCCACCCAAGGTACCTCAGAAGACCAGAAGATCCACTGTGGAAG TGTCTCAAGTGCgtatgggtggtggtggtgtggacATGACTGACTCAGGAGGTAACCATTCCTCCATGGCCGCCATGAAGAACAGCTTCTCTGTGGAGGACATAACAGCTGCCCTCGATGACATGGTCTCCGGGGACGAGTTCCTTGCCGATGATCTACCTCCTGTGAGGAATGTACCTCGTGAGCCTGTGAGGAGTGAGCCTGTGAAGAGTGATGGGGCGGGAGGTAATGCAACTTCATCGATAAAGAACATGGTCAGCGCAGACAGAGAACTAGACGTTCTGTCCCGAGTACTGCAAGGATTCGATGCATCCGCTGATGACAACGA TTCTGGTGAGGCCGACCAGCTGCTGGCTGACATTGATGACATGCTCGCTGATCTGAACTCGCATCTAGATTTTATTACACCAGACGATGATGGAACTGATGTTTAA
- the LOC135350986 gene encoding uncharacterized protein LOC135350986 isoform X2 — protein MGKTTELMQLLKTGNSDAARKLIAKMKKSGKKKQLTKELIVPDESAHGQTVMHYCAALNFVEFIHELADLGAPIDSLDERGFTPLHLAAGSGRTSAVQALLGKGGDPNVASHNGDTPLHLACSGGHTSTVEALIASQANATGFNVSGHTPLDLASEHGHANAVTMLLRSGQFSQSYLQRSDIPHTALILAAKSGHNEVIGILVKHGFDVNRKLPGANGNSFHEAALYGKVETVKYLLLLGADVQAVNHQGLTALDIVNMYTDPRSAGLMKQVLQDALAQLARVRISQQAQPSHPHQGHTAHQPSQGHAAHQGHTAHQPPQGHAPHQGHTAHQPPQGHAPHQGHTAHSGYPAHAQQRPPSQETHYQQPNPRPQQPQATHQPPTGPSPTPAGPVGFSYIMPGMIKPRTKSEPVVEPHANPSPQLSHAHQQHGQTGHHSQSQAHAAYSQERSQSIQPQPQPHSNSSYGQPRSHAGHSGMTQRSQSIQVQPSYEQQRAAQQLQQQQQQQYNQGQYSQQQQPQYAQPQPQSQHQQQQYNQQQQQQYNQQQQQAQGTPGVAHHDVGGATPPMDLASQIQAKLAARKPMTTSPTQKDFPTGGDEPFRRSNTMSSQTSMGEIRQAVLRRRGSMTDRSSSSPDREGYDRSNPPTLPRRGPAGPPAFTPVPPIQTATLDRPRRKPTPKPLPPPEPEAENELLKKLMRRQNRIQKAEEEGVESLEPKIDEPIDSEPPKPAAVVGPPPIPERKTPALSSEVKELSPPPPPPQTPPPSSHASPPSRAPPPSQPPAEESKIIDIPKVKSKPRAKPPPTKPKKEEPEVPPWQLELQKKKEKRASESIELAKSMMVETDEQKEVPLAKEVSPSHFPIPPSPVKMLTPPPEPAPPPPSQQPPSLQPVLPPPAENQYEIPPPRVATKKKPSPTARRKIESKPPIPPPTEEPRPPPAELLPPPPTASLPPAVMPPPPSMASLPPAVMPPPPPTASLPPAGMPPPPPTASLPPAVMPQTLPLSTTQTVSQSGQPGTPSSEMSRSTSLSSIPATGSLLQISDPIPIGDWLSSYKLAAYLPVFEEAGYDTTDFLTGITTDELTEIGVSKPGHRKKLMTALSTVHHKEHLLLEKPASVRVWLTSMGLVQYEEVLVEAGYDDIDFISDISGDELQDIGITKNGHLKRFMRGIAELVEVSKSAPPTPSPIPRLQHVNGLATPPTGGTIATFPEDNKTPEPQDDDVTIIAPPVGFDEADLMNQIANNLQPPVAVKSKRFSQDEAVLTSDPSRARAYSGEREGSVPSDGGGGYNRMRQLLEQQMGSSRSTESLEMSVGSESSDVVKNNSRSPSHSPRVARKPKAPPPAPKRSSQTQLSLASLSSSTSSLSSTSDKHDKRASADVGLLMESPPKVPQKTRRSTVEVSQVRMGGGGVDMTDSGGNHSSMAAMKNSFSVEDITAALDDMVSGDEFLADDLPPVRNVPREPVRSEPVKSDGAGGNATSSIKNMVSADRELDVLSRVLQGFDASADDNDSGEADQLLADIDDMLADLNSHLDFITPDDDGTDV, from the exons ATGGGGAAGACCACTGAGCTAatgcagctgctcaagacGGGCAACTCAGATGCTGCTAGAAAGCTGATTGCCAAGATGAAGAAATCAG GTAAGAAGAAGCAGTTGACGAAGGAACTCATTGTCCCTGACGAGTCTGCACACGG gcAAACTGTGATGCACTACTGCGCTGCTCTCAACTTTGTGGAGTTTATCCATGAACTGGCTGACCTGGGCGCTCCTATAGACTCACTGGACGAAAGAG GGTTCACTCCGCTGCACCTTGCGGCAGGGTCTGGGCGTACCAGTGCTGTGCAGGCTCTGCTGGGGAAGGGGGGAGATCCCAACGTGGCCAGTCACAATGGCGACACACCTCTCCACCTGGCCTGCTCTGGAGGGCACACATCCACT GTGGAGGCTCTGATAGCCAGTCAAGCTAATGCCACAGGGTTCAACGTGTCTGGCCACACCCCCCTGGACCTGGCCTCGGAGCATGGTCATGCTAAT gcggTGACAATGCTGCTACGCTCTGGCCAGTTCTCACAGTCGTACCTCCAGAGGTCAGACATACCTCACACCGCCCTCATCCTCGCCGCCAAGTCAGGGCACAACGAAGTCATCGGGATACTTGTCAAGCACGGGTTCGATGTCAACAGGAAGCTACCTGGCGCTAACGGCAACTCGTTCCATGAGGCAGCTCTGTACGGCAAGGTGGAGACTGTCAAGTACTTGCTCTTG cTTGGTGCAGACGTGCAGGCTGTCAATCACCAGGGCCTCACTGCTCTCGATATAGTCAACATGTACACTGACCCACGATCAGCTGGTCTCATGAAACAAGTGCTCCAGGACGCTCTGGCACAACTGGCTAGAGTAAGGATCTCTCAGCAGGCAcaaccctcacaccctcaccaaGGGCACACGGCTCACCAGCCTTCCCAGGGCCACGCCGCTCACCAAGGGCACACGGCTCACCAACCTCCCCAAGGTCACGCCCCTCACCAAGGGCACACGGCTCACCAACCTCCCCAAGGTCACGCCCCTCACCAAGGGCACACGGCTCACAGTGGTTACCCAGCACATGCCCAACAGAGACCACCGTCACAAGAGACCCACTATCAGCAGCCGAATCCACGTCCACAACAGCCTCAGGCCACCCACCAACCTCCCActggcccctcccccacaccaGCCGGACCTGTTGGTTTCTCATACATCATGCCGGGGATGATCAAA ccgagGACGAAGAGTGAACCTGTTGTTGAACCTCACGCCAACCCCTCTCCTCAACTAAGCCACGCCCATCAACAG CACGGACAAACTGGCCACCACTCTCAGTCTCAAGCTCATGCTGCCTACTCCCAGGAGCGGTCCCAGTCCATACAGCCCCAGCCCCAACCCCATTCCAACTCTTCGTACGGCCAGCCTCGTTCCCATGCAGGACACTCTGGAATGACACAGAg GTCCCAGTCCATTCAGGTTCAGCCATCATACGAGCAGCAGAGGGCAGCCCAACAACTGCAGCAGCAACAGCAGCAGCAGTACAATCAGGGGCAGTACAGTCAGCAACAGCAACCACAGTACGCCCAACCCCAGCCCCAGTCTCAACACCAACAGCAGCAGTATAACCAGCAGCAACAGCAACAGTATAaccagcagcagcagcaggcTCAGGGCACACCTGGTGTAGCACACC ATGATGTGGGTGGGGCTACTCCGCCCATGGACCTGGCCTCTCAGATCCAAGCCAAGCTGGCTGCACGGAAACCCATGACCACCTCACCCACTCAGAAGGACTTCCCAACAGGTGGTGACGAACCATTCAGACGCAGCAACACGATGTCCTCACAAACCTCTATGGGCGAGatcag ACAAGCAGTTCTCAGAAGGAGGGGGAGTATGACAGACCGCTCATCAAGTTCCCCTGATCGAGAGGGGTACGATCGCAGCAACCCCCCCACTCTGCCTCGTCGTGGCCCTGCTGGCCCCCCTGCATTCACACCAGTACCCCCCATTCAGACTGCCACTCTAGATCGTCCCAGACGCAAACCTACACCTaagcccctccctcctccaGAACCAGAGGCAGAAAATGAACTATTGAAGAAGCTTATGAGGAGACAAAATCGAATACAGAAGGCAGAGGAGGAAGGAGTGGAGTCTCTGGAACCTAAGATCGATGAGCCGATAGATAGCGAGCCCCCCAAACCAGCTGCAGTTGTTGGACCACCCCCCATTCCAGAGAGAAAGACACCAGCATTGAGTTCTGAAGTGAAAGAGCTTAGTCCGcccccaccacctccacaAACGCCCCCTCCATCCTCACACGCATCACCACCCTCACGAgctccaccaccctcacagccGCCCGCTGAAGAGTCCAAGATCATTGATATTCCAAAAGTGAAGTCTAAGCCTCGAGCTAAACCACCACCCACAAAGCCAAAGAAAGAAGAGCCGGAAGTGCCACCATGGCAATTAGAGTTACaaaaaaagaaagaaaagCGAGCTTCAGAATCGATTGAGTTAGCCAAGTCCATGATGGTTGAGACAGATGAACAGAAGGAAGTACCACTGGCAAAGGAGGTCTCCCCTTCACACTTCCCCATCCCCCCGTCTCCTGTGAAGATGTTGACACCTCCTCCAGAGCCAGCTcccccaccaccctcacagcaACCACCCTCTCTGCAACCTGTGCTGCCCCCTCCGGCTGAAAATCAAT ACGAGATACCTCCTCCACGAGTGGCCACGAAGAAGAAGCCGTCACCGACTGCTCGTAGAAAGATAGAGTCCAAGCCTCCCatcccaccccccacagaggaGCCTAGACCACCCCCTGCTGAGCTGCTTCCTCCCCCACCCACAGCAAGTCTACCCCCTGCTGTGATGCCGCCTCCCCCATCCATGGCAAGTCTACCCCCTGCTGTGATGCCGCCTCCCCCACCCACGGCAAGTCTACCCCCTGCTGGGATGCCGCCTCCCCCACCCACGGCAAGTCTACCCCCTGCTGTGATGCCTCAAACCCTGCCCCTGTCAACTACACAAACAGTGTCACAATCGGGCCAACCAGGGACCCCCTCCAGTGAAA tgtctaGAAGCACCAGTCTTTCGTCTATTCCTGCCACTGGATCG CTGCTACAAATCTCGGATCCCATCCCGATAGGTGATTGGTTATCCAGCTACAAGCTAGCAGCCTATCTCCCCGTGTTTGAAGAGGCAGGCTACGACACGACCGACTTCCTCACTGGCATTACAACTGATGAGCTCACAGAGATAGGAGTGTCCAAGCCAGGACACAGGAAGAAGCTGATGACAGCTCTCTCCACTGTGCATCACAAGGAGCACCTCCTGCTGGAAAAACCA gcgagtgtgagggtgtggctaactAGCATGGGGCTGGTACAGTATGAGGAAGTCTTGGTAGAGGCAGGATATGACGATATTGACTTTATATCCGACATCTCCGGTGACGAGTTACAAGACATTGGGATCACCAAAAATG GGCATTTGAAGCGGTTCATGCGTGGAATTGCTGAGCTGGTTGAAGTGAGCAAGagtgccccgcccactccctCCCCGATCCCTCGTTTGCAGCACGTCAACGGACTTGCCACGCCCCCCACTGGCGGGACCATCGCCACTTTCCCCGAGGACAACAAGACACCTGAACCACAAGATGATGATGTTACTATTATCGCACCACCAGTAGGTTTCGATGAAGCCGACTTGATGAACCAAATCGCTAACAACTTACAACCTCCCGTTGCTGTTAAGTCTAAACGATTCTCACAAGACGAAGCTGtcttgacctctgacccctcgCGGGCGCGGGCGTACTCGGGTGAGCGTGAGGGTAGTGTGCCTAGTGACGGGGGCGGGGGTTACAACAGGATGCGACAGCTATTGGAACAACAGATGGGATCGAGTCGTTCCACAGAGAGCTTGGAGATGAGTGTGGGGAGTGAGTCGAGTGACGTCGTCAAGAACAACAGTCGATCACCATCACATAGTCCCAGGGTGGCACGCAAACccaag GCTCCTCCCCCTGCCCCCAAGCGTTCGTCCCAGACCCAGCTGTCATTGGCCAGTCTCTCCTCCTCCACATCCTCCCTCTCCTCCACCTCTGATAAACACGACAAGAGAGCCTCTGCTGACGTAGGGCTACTCATGGAGTCTCCACCCAAGGTACCTCAGAAGACCAGAAGATCCACTGTGGAAG TGTCTCAAGTGCgtatgggtggtggtggtgtggacATGACTGACTCAGGAGGTAACCATTCCTCCATGGCCGCCATGAAGAACAGCTTCTCTGTGGAGGACATAACAGCTGCCCTCGATGACATGGTCTCCGGGGACGAGTTCCTTGCCGATGATCTACCTCCTGTGAGGAATGTACCTCGTGAGCCTGTGAGGAGTGAGCCTGTGAAGAGTGATGGGGCGGGAGGTAATGCAACTTCATCGATAAAGAACATGGTCAGCGCAGACAGAGAACTAGACGTTCTGTCCCGAGTACTGCAAGGATTCGATGCATCCGCTGATGACAACGA TTCTGGTGAGGCCGACCAGCTGCTGGCTGACATTGATGACATGCTCGCTGATCTGAACTCGCATCTAGATTTTATTACACCAGACGATGATGGAACTGATGTTTAA
- the LOC135351000 gene encoding sushi, von Willebrand factor type A, EGF and pentraxin domain-containing protein 1-like, with product MAYKGLWKCVIFVTLVLFVRTASGTGESGVCTRTLYRRASRQQSFSERYSYTTHRCVRCGPSTVFGYRTAYRTVHYTQAYDEDHCCPGYIGTAPRCQRGCPSLPLHVSHGKVIVTSILVGGTALYSCSPGYRVDGGAVLTCQSDGSWNNTIPTCRRVCPVLNGIADGAVSKTDGDFARSEASYSCSYGYGMVGGSTLTCMSSGEWNRPPPECYKLIMCPRLDDPANGAATLENRTNGVDSLVSYGCSAGYTLVGSDSRTCQLNGTWTHSDPQCERICPTLSAPRNGNMNVSNYFVGGTANFVCNEGFGMVGIEQIICAADGIWSQQPPVCNRVCGPLKQVLNSTLTVDSHFYNGKATYQCNEGFNFKFSGSQAESRLTYCCLHDDNSDHLLEWVGDYDVVPDCEPIKCSTRNLRLIHGIVSVSSIYYGGVVTYACAYGYKLSSGSQTKRCSKDRIWEPRMNPSCTGVPGNCSSLQQITAPVNGEVLITSHLYGGSAKYKCNDGFTLMGDGMRNCTEGESTVKWSGSQPQCLNTEPNTESPEDVPEVPMDNIRP from the exons ATGGCTTACAAAGGTTTGTGGAAGTGTGTGATTTTTGTAACATTGGTGCTCTTTGTGAGAACTGCATCAGGAACAGG TGAGTCTGGTGTTTGCACGAGGACCCTCTATCGGAGAGCATCCAGGCAGCAGAGTTTCTCAGAGCGATACAGCTATACTACTCACAGATGTGTTAGATGTggtccaagtactgt tttcggGTACCGCACAGCATATAGAACAGTGCACTACACCCAAGCGTATGATGAGGATCACTGCTGTCCAGGATATATTGGAACTGCACCACGTTGTCAAC GTGGGTGTCCATCTCTGCCCTTGCATGTCTCTCATGGAAAAGTGATAGTTACCTCTATTCTTGTTGGTGGCACTGCCTTATACAGCTGTAGTCCAGGATATAGAGTTGATGGAGGAGCTGTTCTGACCTGTCAATCAGACGGCAGCTGGAATAACACAATTCCAACTTGTAGAC GTGTGTGCCCTGTTCTTAATGGAATTGCTGATGGTGCTGTTAGTAAAACTGATGGGGACTTTGCTAGGAGTGAGGCAAGCTATTCTTGTAGCTATGGATACGGAATGGTTGGAGGGTCAACACTAACCTGTATGAGCAGCGGAGAGTGGAATAGACCACCTCCAGAATGCTACA AGTTGATCATGTGCCCTCGTCTTGATGATCCTGCTAATGGTGCTGCGACACTAGAGAATCGCACCAACGGAGTAGATAGTCTTGTTAGTTACGGATGCTCGGCTGGATATACTCTGGTAGGGTCTGATTCCAGGACCTGTCAACTGAATGGAACCTGGACCCATTCTGATCCTCAGTGCGAAC GTATCTGTCCCACACTGAGTGCACCACGCAATGGAAATATGAATGTATCAAATTATTTTGTGGGTGGAACTGCTAATTTTGTTTGCAATGAGGGATTTGGAATGGTCGGGATTGAACAAATTATTTGTGCAGCTGATGGTATTTGGAGCCAGCAACCCCCAGTTTGTAATC gtgtgtgtgggcctCTGAAACAAGTTCTCAATAGTACATTGACTGTTGATTCACATTTTTACAATGGAAAAGCAACATACCAGTGCAATGAAGGCTTTAACTTCAAGTTTTCAGGATCCCAAGCAGAAAGCCGCCTCACATACTGCTGTCTACATGATGACAATTCTGATCACTTGTTGGAGTGGGTTGGTGATTATGATGTGGTTCCCGATTGTGAAC CTATCAAATGTTCCACACGTAATCTGCGGTTGATACACGGAATTGTTTCCGTGTCTTCAATTTATTATGGTGGAGTTGTTACATATGCGTGTGCCTATGGATACAAGCTGAGCAGTGGATCACAAACTAAAAGATGTTCTAAAGATCGTATATGGGAGCCAAGGATGAATCCATCCTGTACAG GGGTTCCTGGTAACTGCAGTAGTTTACAACAGATAACAGCTCCTGTCAATGGGGAAGTTTTGATCACCTCTCATCTCTATGGGGGGTCGGCCAAGTACAAGTGCAACGATGGATTTACGCTCATGGGGGATGGGATGAGGAATTGTACAGAGGGTGAGAGTACAGTGAAATGGAGTGGAAGCCAACCTCAGTGCTTGAATA CTGAGCCCAACACTGAAAGCCCTGAGGACGTTCCTGAAGTCCCCATGGACAACATTAGGCCCTGA